A window from Gopherus flavomarginatus isolate rGopFla2 chromosome 4, rGopFla2.mat.asm, whole genome shotgun sequence encodes these proteins:
- the LOC127048871 gene encoding serotriflin-like yields MGLLTVIMCLAAVHQAVGQPGLGFPALSHLSVDNQQVIVNKHNDLRRAVNPTARNMLKMKWNPEAASNAQRWADQCKMSISPRNERVANGVFCGENTLQATYPQSWSDAIQSWYNQVANFKYGTGAIKDNAPIGSYTQVVWYNSYEIGCAVAYCPQNKWQYFYVCHYCPAGNNAADLSKPYKQGPTCGDCPNACDQGLCTNPCKYMDTYTNCAVLKELFGCTHSLVKEKCPASCKCTNEIK; encoded by the exons ATGGGTCTGCTAACTGTGATCATGTGCCTTGCTGCAGTGCACCAAGCTGTTGGACAG CCAGGTCTGGGATTTCCCGCTTTGTCTCATCTCAGTGTGGATAACCAACAGGTGATTGTCAACAAGCACAATGACCTTCGGCGTGCGGTGAATCCCACTGCCAGAAACATGCTGAAGATG AAATGGAATCCTGAAGCTGCAAGCAATGCTCAGAGATGGGCAGATCAGTGTAAAATGTCCATCAGTCCTAGAAATGAGAGAGTTGCAAATG GTGTCTTCTGTGGTGAAAATACCTTACAGGCAACTTATCCTCAGTCTTGGTCTGATGCAATCCAAAGCTGGTATAATCAAGTGGCTAATTTCAAATATGGTACTGGAGCAATCAAAGACAATGCCCCTATTGGTAGCTACACTCAG GTGGTTTGGTATAATTCTTACGAGATTGGATGTGCAGTTGCCTACTGTCCTCAGAATAAGTGGCAGTACTTTTATGTTTGCCACTACTGTCCCGC AGGAAATAATGCAGCAGACTTATCGAAGCCATACAAACAGGGCCCAACATGTGGCGATTGCCCTAATGCCTGCGACCAAGGACTCTGCA CCAACCCTTGCAAGTATATGGATACATACACAAACTGTGCCGTCTTAAAAGAGCTCTTTGGCTGCACTCATTCTCTGGTGAAGGAAAAATGTCCAGCTTCCTGCAAATGCaccaatgaaataaaataa